In the Anaerostipes caccae L1-92 genome, ATGATAATCCCCTTCCACCTTATTTCCGTCAAGATCCATAACCACCATATCGGAAGGTCTGAGTTCCTCGTAGGCGATTCCGCTCGGCTTGATAACAAACATTCCCTTTCTGCGGTCGATTCCGCTTACATTTCCCCAAGTATATGTGACGAGCCCTTTTGCCGGGAGCTCCATATTTGCCTCATACACCTGCTCTTTTAATTCTTCCAGCATATCTTCCTTCCCCCTAACCGTTGATCACTTCTTCATAAAAACTATAAAACTTGAGCAGTCTCATGAAGGTAATTCTTGCTCTCACATAAGGAGACAATCTTGCAGTTTTTTCCTGAAAGCTTTCGTCAAAGCCAAGATCCTCAAGGGTTCTGACCCCATTCACTTCTTTGAGCATATCGGTAAGCTCTCCGGCTGAAGGGATCTCATCGATCACCGCCGCGATCTCATCTTTCCTTTCCAAAAGCTTCTGTGAGTCAACTTCTTCCAGCAGGTTCGGTGTGTTTTCTTCTATGATAGACTCATACATTCCAAGCTTAGTAAAATTCACTCTGATCAGTTCTTCTTCTACAGGCATAGATTCTTTCACTGTAAATGCTTCACCGCGCATTTTCTCTGCCGCTTTGTGGTAGATTTTTGAAGCCAGGATCAGCCCTACGCCAACCTTTTCCCCGTGGTAAAAGTCAATGTAATCATTCAGCACTTCCATTTCCCACAAATGGGACATATGATGCTCCGCCCCAGATGCGGGTCTTGAGTTGCCGGTCATCTGCATGGCAAGACCGGAAAGCAGGAGTCCATACATCAGCTCTTCATAAGCCTTCGCATCGCCGGCTGCCAGTCCCGGAAGACTGGCCTTCAGCGCATCCAGTGCCTGATACTCCATCTCACAGATTTCTTCACAAATATATTCTCCCATCAGGATATGTGTGATCTTCCAGTCTGCAAGAGCCGTATATTTCCCGAGCAAATCTGCAGCACCGGAAGCCGTCAGCCGCATCGGTGCCCTGCTGAAAATATCCGTGTCCGCAATGACAACGATCGGCGATACGGCAGTAAAGCTCTTTTTAAATCCGTGCCATGTCATAGCTGCTACTGTGGATACAAAACCGTCCACACTGGCCGCCGTCGGTACGGAGAAGAAAGGAATTTTTTTCTCGTAGGCGTGATACCTTGAGATGTCATGGATGGTCCCGGACCCAACAGCGATCATCAGATCCAGCTCGCCCATCTGGTCAAGATACTTTTGTGCCGCCTCCACGCCATGTTCATTGGCATGGAGGTTTTCCGGATCAAGGACTGCCTTTTTCAGACCCGGCACAAGGCGTTCCACCGTCTTTCCCGCTGCCTCATAAGTATTTTCATCACAGATCATTACAATATTTTGAAACTTCTTATATGCGTCCCTTGCAAGGATCTCGGGGAGTCTGCTGACTGCCCCGCTTTCTATAATTATATCGTCCACAATGATTTCATGTTTTCTGCCGCAGCTGCACGGCTTTAAAAATTTATTCACATCTACCTTCATACTTTACACCCCTGCTTCTTCCGCTGATTCATTTTTTTCCGCCTGACGGTCTAAGTAAGCTACGATCTCCTTGTTCTTCAGTTTAAAGACTGCAAACATGACTGCGTAGACAATCACTGCAATCGCGATGAAGACAGGATTTCCGGAAAGGAATGCAAGGAATACGAACCCAAGCATTGGTTTTCCAAGAATATTAAAGCTCGTAATCATGGCTGCTCCCGCCGGGATCGCAAATCCCGCGGAGATTGCCACCTGCGTAAACAGCGGAGCTGTATAAGTACACATGAGAAGCCCTAAGCTGAACCAAATTGTTCCGGCTACAAGAATCTTTGACATATTTCCTTTATAGACCGCTACCAGGCCCTGTACCATATATGGGATAGCCAGAAGATCTACTACCGGCAGCACCTGATTGCCCGGGAGGATCGTAGAAACCACGATCATAATAGGGATCAGCAGAAGTCCGCTTGTAAGAGTAGCAGGTTCTCCATAGCCGACCGCATCGTTGACGGCAATATACCATTCCCTGTCACCTGCTTTGCCCATGAATTTTCTTGCGGCCTCCGTGATCGGCGCAAACGCCTGGGCAAACATACTTGCTATTTTAGGAAAGATCGCCATGACCGCACTGGTAGCTATCGCAGCTTCTAAAATATCACCCCATCCGGCGATGGTTCCAAGTTTATTGATGCTTCCCAGTATCCCGATAAACATTCCGAGGAAAAATCCAAGAGTCATGGGCTCCCCGAGAAATCCGATTTTCTTTTCTATCGATTTTGGATTCAGTTTTAATTTGTTGAATCCAAGCTTATTTAAGATCGGATCAAACAAAATTGCAAAAATCGCGGGTTCTACATTGTGCATGGCAATAATGGTACAGTTGGGATAGTTATAGTATTTAGACCACCTCTTTGCAACCAGCTCTGATATGAGCAGACTGTACAGATTCAAAAGAATCATACATGCGATTCCCAAAATAAAATTGTGGGTCTTGAAAATAACCATGGCGCCCCAGACAATATAGGAATAGTTATTCCAGAGATCCGACGGCTGAAAAATATTCGTCCATTTTACAAGGAACAGGATCGTCTGTAAAAGAATCCCCAGACCCAGATAGATCATTCCCGCGCTGGTTGCAAAGGCAACGACGGAGGTCGCCTGCCATCCCACGTCAAACGTATTTAAATTTACCCCTGTGACGCCTGCCATGACCTGGGACATATTCTTGACCATCGGTGTGATGATCGGTGTAAACGCTCCGAGAATCAGAGTAAATCCCATCAGGGATACTCCTGCATAAAGCGCTGATAAAAATGCTTTCTGTACTTTGACTTTAAAAATCAATGCTATAATGAAAATAATAAATGGTACGATGATTGCCGATCCGAAGTTGTCGATGATTGCTTTCAGTGTTGCAAGAATTGCTTCCATATGTATTTCCTCCGTTTTACTCTCTCTTTATTTTCCGACAGACCTCAGTGCTTCCACAATCTGATTAAAAAATTCATCTTCTCCCATACCTGTAATGCACGCAAAAGCATTAACCATCGGAATGCCGTAATCCCCGTCCGGGAGCGGGCTGGTATGTGCAAGAATATCAAATCTCCCTGACTGGGCAAGATTTAATGCCTCTGTCGGTCTGGCTTCCGTAGTGGAGACAGAATATCCCCGTTCTCCTAATTTTTCCTTCAATTTTGCCGCTACCATAGATGATGTTACGGTTCCAGACCCGCAAACGGATAAAATATTGACTGCTGACATAATAAATCTCCTTTCATTTTTCCTGTTCAGGAAAGTGACTGTTCTTTTTCTTTTATAATGTGGATGACGTCCTGTTTTTTCGTACACTCCGTCAATTGTTTCAGTGTGTTTGAATCCTGCAGCACCTGCAGAATCCTTTGTAAAAATACCAGATGTTCTTCCGGATCGTCCACGGCAAGCATAAATACCAGTCTTGCCATGACCACTTCATCTGTTGTCCCCATCTGATAAAACTTCACAGGTTTTTTTAAGATTCCGATGGCTACCGCGCCTTTGTACACATGGCTTTTATCTGTATGCGGAATGGCTATTCCTACTCCTCCCATGTTGACCCCTGTAGGAAAATCCTTTTCCCTTGTCTTTAAGGCGTCAATATAGGAATCCCTGCAGTAACCTTCCTCTATCAGTGTCTTTCCCAGACGCTCAAAGACTTCCCCGGAGCTTTCGGCATCGAGATCCGTAAGCACCAGTTCCTCTTTTAAATCTTCCCAAATCATGCTGCATTACCTCATTTCATATTCATATCGTTTGATTGCGTTATAGACTTCATCTCTGCTTTGGGCCGGCCGTATTTTATTTCGAAACTTCTCATTGTGAAACAGATTCACGAGATGGAACATAGCCTTTAAATGTGTTTCTTTGTTAATTGCGCTTAAACAGCAGACCCACTCCACAGGATCAAACTCCGGTTTACCGAATACTACCGGCTCATCCAGTCTGATCAGGCTCATACCCACCTTTTTTGCACCGGCATTTAAAGCTTCATGGGGCAGTGCGAACCCCGGTGCCACGAGAATATAAGGGCCGTTCTGCTCCACATTCTTTATCATGGAACTTATATATCTTTCCTCGATACAATCATTTTCAAGCAGATACTGAGCCGATTGTCTGACGGCTTCCTGCCAGGTTTTACAGCTCACATTCAGCCTTATGGCCTGCTTTGGAAGCATTTCAGCCAGAGGCAGGCTCACCTCTTTGTGAAAGAACTCATTGACGACCTCTTCTATTTTAAATATCATTTTTTCCGGGTCCGTATCCGAAGTAAGGATTTCCTTGATCCGCTTCATATGAACTGCCTCAGGCTTTTCTTTCTTCGTCTGTTTTTTACCGGTGCTCCGGTTTCCTTTCAGCCTCGAAAGTTTTTTCCCTACATTGATGCAGTCTCCGTCATTCAGCAGAGGATCCACCTGGATATACTCTAAATCGGTGTCCAGAGCTACTGTAGAGAGAATCACATCAGCCTCGTCAACAGCCACATTCTTAAGGTCATGAGCCGGTATGATATCTGCTACATGAAAATTGAAATACTTTTTAAGCCTGGCCAGAAGAAGCTGGGATGTTCCGATTCCTCCGTTGCATACCAGAATTACCGAATAACGCTCCGCGGAGTTTCTGTTTCTTTCAATTGCGGCACAGATATGCACCACAATATATGAGATTTCTACCTCATTCAGCTTCCGCCCTATGTAATCTTCCAGGACAAATACATTGTTTTGTACCGCTTTCTGTATCTTCGGATAGCGCTCCAGGACTTCTGTCACCACTGAACTCACCGTGTTGTCCCGTATGGCTGATGAAAACATGGATTCCAGATGATTAATGAGATTTTCATAGAAGATATAATCTCCCTGCAAATTCAAATCGATGTCAATAGAAACATGCTCAATAAAGGTTCTTGTGATCACCTGCATCTTAACAATTTCCTGGTTGCTGGTCGTCTTTTTGATATAACGCATCTCATTTAATATTCTGCCGAGAAATTTAACTTCGTCCTCCACAACCTCAATGCCAGCAAAGTCACTGAGCTGCTTTAATATATACCCCGCCATTTCATATTTGCTGTTTTTCTTGCCGTCCTGCTCTGCATAAATTTTAAGCCGCATGCGGTACAGGCTTAAGAGAAGAAAATATTTAAGGTCAGTGAAGGAAGTGTCTGTGAGAAACCTTCCCGAAAAATGTTCCGCCAGATTGATAACCTTTTCCATAGTCTTCAGATCTTCCATATCTACCCGGCACTCCTCTTTCAGAGAACCGATCAGTCTCTCAAAAACCGGTGCCTCCCGGTATACGGATTCACTGCTTTTTACCATGGAGAATAACAATAATCTCTTGTTTTTTTCCTCACCTTCTAACATCAATCCTTTATTGGAATGGGAGACAACATAAAGTCT is a window encoding:
- a CDS encoding sn-glycerol-1-phosphate dehydrogenase, whose amino-acid sequence is MKVDVNKFLKPCSCGRKHEIIVDDIIIESGAVSRLPEILARDAYKKFQNIVMICDENTYEAAGKTVERLVPGLKKAVLDPENLHANEHGVEAAQKYLDQMGELDLMIAVGSGTIHDISRYHAYEKKIPFFSVPTAASVDGFVSTVAAMTWHGFKKSFTAVSPIVVIADTDIFSRAPMRLTASGAADLLGKYTALADWKITHILMGEYICEEICEMEYQALDALKASLPGLAAGDAKAYEELMYGLLLSGLAMQMTGNSRPASGAEHHMSHLWEMEVLNDYIDFYHGEKVGVGLILASKIYHKAAEKMRGEAFTVKESMPVEEELIRVNFTKLGMYESIIEENTPNLLEEVDSQKLLERKDEIAAVIDEIPSAGELTDMLKEVNGVRTLEDLGFDESFQEKTARLSPYVRARITFMRLLKFYSFYEEVING
- a CDS encoding PTS galactitol transporter subunit IIC is translated as MEAILATLKAIIDNFGSAIIVPFIIFIIALIFKVKVQKAFLSALYAGVSLMGFTLILGAFTPIITPMVKNMSQVMAGVTGVNLNTFDVGWQATSVVAFATSAGMIYLGLGILLQTILFLVKWTNIFQPSDLWNNYSYIVWGAMVIFKTHNFILGIACMILLNLYSLLISELVAKRWSKYYNYPNCTIIAMHNVEPAIFAILFDPILNKLGFNKLKLNPKSIEKKIGFLGEPMTLGFFLGMFIGILGSINKLGTIAGWGDILEAAIATSAVMAIFPKIASMFAQAFAPITEAARKFMGKAGDREWYIAVNDAVGYGEPATLTSGLLLIPIMIVVSTILPGNQVLPVVDLLAIPYMVQGLVAVYKGNMSKILVAGTIWFSLGLLMCTYTAPLFTQVAISAGFAIPAGAAMITSFNILGKPMLGFVFLAFLSGNPVFIAIAVIVYAVMFAVFKLKNKEIVAYLDRQAEKNESAEEAGV
- a CDS encoding PTS sugar transporter subunit IIB, which codes for MSAVNILSVCGSGTVTSSMVAAKLKEKLGERGYSVSTTEARPTEALNLAQSGRFDILAHTSPLPDGDYGIPMVNAFACITGMGEDEFFNQIVEALRSVGK
- a CDS encoding PTS sugar transporter subunit IIA, giving the protein MIWEDLKEELVLTDLDAESSGEVFERLGKTLIEEGYCRDSYIDALKTREKDFPTGVNMGGVGIAIPHTDKSHVYKGAVAIGILKKPVKFYQMGTTDEVVMARLVFMLAVDDPEEHLVFLQRILQVLQDSNTLKQLTECTKKQDVIHIIKEKEQSLS
- a CDS encoding BglG family transcription antiterminator translates to MNKRSREILSTLIQKKEYGQAAQMKELAEQFGVSVRTIRNDLEQINEFLSKNELSGVSLGKQGVIETGKDINMARQYLFRDNFYSYKLEKNERKIFMATLLICENDYRTLSDLADCMYVSRSTVIQDLESLKKFFRKHRLYVVSHSNKGLMLEGEEKNKRLLLFSMVKSSESVYREAPVFERLIGSLKEECRVDMEDLKTMEKVINLAEHFSGRFLTDTSFTDLKYFLLLSLYRMRLKIYAEQDGKKNSKYEMAGYILKQLSDFAGIEVVEDEVKFLGRILNEMRYIKKTTSNQEIVKMQVITRTFIEHVSIDIDLNLQGDYIFYENLINHLESMFSSAIRDNTVSSVVTEVLERYPKIQKAVQNNVFVLEDYIGRKLNEVEISYIVVHICAAIERNRNSAERYSVILVCNGGIGTSQLLLARLKKYFNFHVADIIPAHDLKNVAVDEADVILSTVALDTDLEYIQVDPLLNDGDCINVGKKLSRLKGNRSTGKKQTKKEKPEAVHMKRIKEILTSDTDPEKMIFKIEEVVNEFFHKEVSLPLAEMLPKQAIRLNVSCKTWQEAVRQSAQYLLENDCIEERYISSMIKNVEQNGPYILVAPGFALPHEALNAGAKKVGMSLIRLDEPVVFGKPEFDPVEWVCCLSAINKETHLKAMFHLVNLFHNEKFRNKIRPAQSRDEVYNAIKRYEYEMR